CGCGCCGTGATCTCGCCGGCGATCCCTCCGGTGCGCGTGTCCTCGTGGACCACGAGCACGCGATTGGTCTTCCTCACCGTCGCGACGATCGCGTCGTCGTCGAGCGGGGCGAGCGATCGGAGGTCGATCACCTCGACGGACAGCCCGTCCTCTCGCTCGAGCTGCTCGGCGGCTTCGAGCGCCTTGTGGACCGTCGCGGCATAGGTGATGATCGACAGATCGGTCCCTTCGCGGGCCACTCGCGCCCTGCCGATCGGGACGGCGCCATCTCCTGCCGGGAGTCGCCCCTTGATGCGCCGATAGAGATACTTGTGCTCGAAGAAGAGGACGCAGTCGTCGTCGCGGATGGCGGACTTCATCAGGCCGTAGGCATCCTCGGCGGTGGCCGGATAGACCACCTTGAGCCCTGGCGTGTGGATGAAGCCGGCCTCGGGATTCTGCGAGTGGAAGGGGCCACCACGCACGTATCCACCGGAGGGGCCGCGGACCACCATCGGACAGGGGAGGAAGGCGCGATACCGTGCCGTCGCCACGTAGTTGGTGAGCATGTCGTAGGCGTTGGCGATGAAGTCGATGAACTGCATCTCCACGACCGGACGCATCCCCATGTGGGCGGCGCCGGCGGCGGCGCCCACGATCCCGATCTCCGAGATGGGCGAGTCGATGACCCGCCCCTCCCCGAAGCGGTCGAGCAGCCCGTCGGTGACCTTGAACGCCCCCCCGAAGGCGCCGATGTCCTCGCCGATGCAGAACACGGCCGGGTCACGCTCCATTTCGTCGGCGAGCGCCTGGCGGATCGCCTCGAGGTAGGTGATCTCCGACATCAGCCCCTCCCCTCCCCCGACGCCCCGTTCCACGTCCCCCAGCCCTCGGCGCGCTCGTGCTCGTCCACGGCCGCACGCGCTCCCTCGCGGAACCAGAGCGGAGGCGCCGACGGCGGCTCGGCGTAGACGCCCACGAGTGCGTCGAGCGGCTCGGGGAGCGGCGATGCCTCGGCCACGTCTGTCGCCTCGTCCACCACCGTCCGCACGCGGGCATCGGTGGCGGCGATCTCGTCGTCGCTGAATCCCAACGAGTCGCGCATCACCTGGAGGTAGCGGTCGATCGGGTCGTTGTTGGCGGCCCACCACTCCGCTTCCCCGGCCGGGACGTACGACTGGTTGTCGTGCTCGGCGTGTCCCTTGCGGCGGTAGGTGATCAGTTCCACCAGCGTCACCCCCTCCCCGCGGCGCGCGCGGTCGACCGCGCGCTTCGTCGCATCATAGACGGCGAGGACGTCGTTCCCGTCGGCCTGCTCGCTGTGGATCCCGTACCCGGGGGCCTTGTCGATCATCTGTCGGGCGGCGGTCTGCTTCTCGGTCGGCGTGGAGTACGCGTACTGGTTGCTCTCGACGACGACCACGAGCGGGCACCGCTGCACGGCGGCGAGGTTGATCCCCTCGTGAAATGCCCCGGTGGAGGTGGCGCCGTCGCCGACGTACACCAGCCCCACGCGATCCTCGCCCCGCATCTTGAACGAGAGCGTGACCCCGGCCATCACGGGCACCATGTCCCCGAGCGGCGAGATCTGGCCGATGAAGCCGCGCTCCAGGTCGCCGAAGTGGATGTTGAGCTCGCGCCCGCGTGTCGGCGAGTCGCCCCTGGCCATGTACTGGCGCAGGATCTCGACCGGAGTGGCCCCCTTCACCAGCATCGACCCCATGTTCCGGATCAGGGGGGACATGATGTCCCGGCGCTCGAGGGCGAAGGTGCTCCCGACCGCGTCGGCCTCCTGCCCTAACGAGCGGAAGAGCCCGCCGACGACCTTGGTCTGCCGGTAGAGGGCGACGAGCCGCTCCTCGAGCGTGCGCGTGAGGCGCATCCAGTAATACAGCTCGAGCTTCTGCTCGCGCGTGAGCGCGTCGGACGGGCGCACCCCGCCGCCGGCGGCCGCGGGAGCCACCGTGCGGATCGCCCGTCCCCCTCCCCCGTGCTTTCCCGTTCCCTGCCGAGCGCCCTCAGTCTGTCGTCCCGCCATTCAGTACGACCCCTCGAGCACGTGGCGCGGATCGTCCTGGCGGTGCAGCTGCAGGAAGAACTTCTTCACGTTGCGATCGAGGCGGCTCTCGCCGATCTGGTCCGTCTCGACCTCGACGAACGTGTAGTGCCCCCCCTCGGACCTGGCCGAGAGCCTCATGCGGGCCGTGACCTCGGGGGTGCCCACGACGCCCTGGAAGCCTCGCGAGCGCGGCGCGCTGGCGGTCGTGGCCAGCCCCAGGCCGGCGAAGAAGGCATCGGCCGACTCCATCACCTCGGCCGGGGTAAGGTGCGTGCGGAAGAAATGACGCATCGGTTACTTGTTGCACTCCTGTCCGGGAGGCGCCTCGGCCAGGACCTGCTGCATCCAATCGTTGGCGCGCTGCAGGCGCTGGGTGGAATCGCGCCGGAACTGGAAGCCGATGGCCCACGTCCCGGCATTGACGAACATCAGCGAGGAGTAATAGGTACCGAGCTCCTTGCCGGGCGTGAGCCCGTTGTCGGTGCTCTTGCGATCCTCGTTGGTGGCGAAGATGCGTCCCTCGCCTCCCTCGATCGGCTCCCCGGTCTTGGCATCACGCACGACGATCGTGAACTGCACCTGCTCCAGCGCGCACGGCGGCGTCGGATCGAACGAGATGGCCACCGAGTAGTCCTCGGTGTAGAGGCGGACCTGTGGCCGCTCGCCCGTGGGGCCGCAGGCCGCCACGCCCATCGCGATGATGCCCGCCGCCAGTGCGAGCCGGAGTCGCCGGATCATGACGCGTAGTACTCGAGACCGAGGTGGGTGATCTGCTCCTCACCCATGAGGTGGCGGAGCGTGTTCTTGAGCTTCGTCTGCTGGATGAACAGGTCGTGCTCCGGTTGGAGTCCCGGGGCCGCCATCGGGCTCTTGTAGTAGAACGACAGCCACTCCTGGATGCCCTTCATCCCCGCACGGTGCGCGAAGTCGGAGAGGAGGGCCAGGTCGAGCACGAGCGGCGCCGCGAGGATCGAGTCGCGACAGAGGAAGTTCACCTTGATCTGCATCGGGTAGCCCATCCACCCGACGATGTCGATGTTGTCCCAACCTTCCTTGTTGTCGCCGCGCGGCGGGTAGTAGTTGATCCGCACCACGTGCGAGAAGTCCTTGTACAGCTCGGGGTACGTCTCCGGCTGCAGGATGGTGTGCAGCACCGAGAGCTTCGACTCCTCCTTGGTCTTGAACGACGCGGGGTCGTCGAGCACCTCGCCGTCGCGGTTGCCGAGGATGTTCGTGGAGTACCACCCGGCCAGCCCCAGCATGCGCGCCTTGATGCCGGGGGCGATGACGGTCTTCATCCACGTCTGCCCCGTCTTGAAGTCCTTCCCCGAGATCGGGATCCCCCGCTTGTTGGCGAGGTCGATCAGGGCCGGCGTGTCGACCGCCAGGTTCGGCGCGCCATTGCAGTACGGCACGTCCTCCATGAGGCAGGCCCACGCGTAGAGCATCGACGGCGCGATCGCCTCGTCGTTGCTCTCCATCGCGCGCTCGAACTGTTCGATGGTCGCGTGCTGCGGCCCTGGCTTGATGAACACCTCGGTGGAGGCGCACCAGACGGCGACGACGCGATCCAGGCCGTGCTTCGCCTTGAAGTCGCGGATGTCCTGGCGCAGCTGCTCGGCCAGGTCACGCTTGGTCTTCCCCGTCTTGACGTTGGTGGTGTTGGTCAGCCGGGTGACGTAGCGCGACTCGAAGACGGCCGGCATCGGGACGATCGTCGAGAGGAAGTCCTTGAGCGGCTCGAGGTCCTTGTCGTCGAGCACGCCGGCCTTCTTGGCCGCCGTGTAGGCGTCGTCGGCGATGGGGTCCCAGGCGCCGAACACGATGTCGGAGAGTGGCGTGAGGGGGACGAAGTCCTTGATGAGCGGCGCGCGGTTCTCCGTGCGCTTGCCGAGGCGTACGGTCGCCATCTGGGTGAGCGAGCCGATGGGCTGGCTCAGCCCGCGGCGAACGCTTTCGACCCCGGCCATGAAGGTGGTGGCGACCGCCCCCAGCCCCGGCGTGAGGATGCCGAGCTTGCCGGTGGCGGGGCGAATGTTGACGCGCGGTGAGGATGCGGACGAACCCTGCACGGACGTTTCTCCTGAAAGGACGAATTCAGCGTGCGCCCTGCCCCGCGGGGGCGGGGCGGTGCACGTCGGCGCCGTCGGACGGCGCCGCGGGGGCGGACGTGGACGCATCGGCGTCGAGAGCCGGCGCCTTGGTCACGCGGTAAACAAAGATGATGCGTTGCACCGCCGTGATCCACGCGGTGACCGAGAGGAGCACGCAGATGACGATGAGGACCCATCCGCCGAGGGCGAGCCCGAAGAAGGCCTGCGGAGCCGAGAGGAGGGTGACCCGCTCGGGGCGCTGGAGGATCCCCACCTTGGCGTCGATGCCGAGGCTTTCGGCGCGCGCACGGGTGTAGGAGGTGAGGAAGGTCCCGATGATCCCCATCAGCAGGACGCCCACCATCGGCGTCCCCATGACATGCGGGATGCTCTGGTGGACGTCGTTGCGGGCGAAGAAGATCGTGAGCCCCCCGAGGACGGCCCCGTCGGCGACTCGGTCGAGCGTGGAGTCGTAGAAGGCACCGAAGACGGTGGAGCGTCCGGTGCGACGGG
The Gemmatimonadetes bacterium SCN 70-22 DNA segment above includes these coding regions:
- a CDS encoding inositol-3-phosphate synthase; translation: MQGSSASSPRVNIRPATGKLGILTPGLGAVATTFMAGVESVRRGLSQPIGSLTQMATVRLGKRTENRAPLIKDFVPLTPLSDIVFGAWDPIADDAYTAAKKAGVLDDKDLEPLKDFLSTIVPMPAVFESRYVTRLTNTTNVKTGKTKRDLAEQLRQDIRDFKAKHGLDRVVAVWCASTEVFIKPGPQHATIEQFERAMESNDEAIAPSMLYAWACLMEDVPYCNGAPNLAVDTPALIDLANKRGIPISGKDFKTGQTWMKTVIAPGIKARMLGLAGWYSTNILGNRDGEVLDDPASFKTKEESKLSVLHTILQPETYPELYKDFSHVVRINYYPPRGDNKEGWDNIDIVGWMGYPMQIKVNFLCRDSILAAPLVLDLALLSDFAHRAGMKGIQEWLSFYYKSPMAAPGLQPEHDLFIQQTKLKNTLRHLMGEEQITHLGLEYYAS
- a CDS encoding pyruvate dehydrogenase codes for the protein MSEITYLEAIRQALADEMERDPAVFCIGEDIGAFGGAFKVTDGLLDRFGEGRVIDSPISEIGIVGAAAGAAHMGMRPVVEMQFIDFIANAYDMLTNYVATARYRAFLPCPMVVRGPSGGYVRGGPFHSQNPEAGFIHTPGLKVVYPATAEDAYGLMKSAIRDDDCVLFFEHKYLYRRIKGRLPAGDGAVPIGRARVAREGTDLSIITYAATVHKALEAAEQLEREDGLSVEVIDLRSLAPLDDDAIVATVRKTNRVLVVHEDTRTGGIAGEITARINETCFAWLDAPVMRVTAHDVPLPYAPALEDYVLPQVSDVVRAARWVARY